In Brassica napus cultivar Da-Ae chromosome A3, Da-Ae, whole genome shotgun sequence, the sequence GCTCTTGAGTCCAAGGTCCATCGAAGCCAGACCTCTCTGGATGAGCTCTTCCCTGAAACACCCAAAAACATTGGTCATAAGCACAGAGAAaagttttaatttgttttttaaaaaaaatggatgaGTTTTACCAGAGTATGACCCCCTGAGAGTGCTACAATATCCTTATCAGATAATCCCATGCGGTAGAAGACATCTCTAAGATGTTGgaaatctacaaaaaaaaaaaaaaaaaaaaaacagggtCAATTAATAGAGAAAGATCATCATATTCCATGATATAAAGATCCACGGTACCTTTTTTAGCATCAGGAAGTCTTCCTTCCCTAGGGCAAACATTTGAATCCTATAAGAGAGAAACATGCAGTTATTATTATTTGCTGCTTCACTGCGGTAACGATCATACtgtattataaaaaaagaagaagaagaaagaacctACTTTTCTCCCAGGTTGGAAACTGATGTCAGGTCCACCAGTAACCTCCACTGCTACCACACCAGCAAGCTGAAACAAAAGTAAATTATCCATATACAAAACTTGAATGCCTTTAGTCTTGACCTTTGCAAGACACACAGTCCAAATATTAAGTGAATAACACAAATGGATTAACAATTTAACGAATACAACTGCAAACAAGGAACTCAATGTCAAAATTACCAGAAATTTGCCTAAACATGGGAGGAGCATATGAGACACGTGCAGCATAAAGTAACTGAGCAGGCAAAGCAACAACAAGTACATGATATAGGTTAAGCTAAATATCATAATCACCTGGTATAGATCCGCATATGTGATTTTGGGATGCTTAGCCTTCACTCCCTCTGAAACATTAAAGAACCCATCTCTTAACTTAACAATTCAAACTCCATTCCAAAAAAGCATCAAGGGTTTATATTAAACTGTGTTCATCATAATTCATAAACCATAAGATAAAAAATGATTCACGAGGAGTCTAACACACATGACTAgcgaaaaaaagagaaacacaCACACCACAGAGTTCAAGAGCGATCTTTAAACCAGTATTAGCACCATGAGTGTACTCCTCTTCGTTCCTTATAGACCCATTAGGTCCCCCTGTCTTCGACTGTGCATCATAGGTTCCAGCATCGTGCCATCTTCACAAAACAACATTTGAATCAATCAAAGATCGATCCTTTGAGAAACAATAGAAATTGAAGACTTACGCCAATCGAAGCATGATCGGAGCACAGTTCTTGCTCGAGATGATTGAGCGGAGATCACGACGAGCCTTGTTGATCTCTTTAACGTACTCAGCGTTAACAATCGGTGCCGCCatagctttcttcttccctAATCGTCAATGGTGAATTGAGAGGAAAATAATATGGTCAAGGAGGGgttaagatttttatttttttgttcggACCGAACTGAAACAGATCGGGTGTCAGTTATCTGCTGTTTTTCTCAGCCACATCTTTCGGTGGACCTCATTGGTTGTTAAGATACGCTTGTCCACGTAGGACTCGCGTGTCATTTTTTGTTTACGAATAGACAGCATGCGTTTCTTTGTACATCTTTAAAACGGCACGTATGTTACGTCTGAGAAATTTatgttaatttcttttttttttaaatgtatacaattattttttttgataagtttacagtgaattaaataaataaataaattacaataaaacgaaatatatattttttggtcttCACCAGCTCCTCCATGTGTTATTttctacaaaataaaaaggaaacattcAATAACAGGGTTTACAAACAATCAAataatgttttgaagatgtaaTTGTTTCTTGATAGGATCATAATGTTCGTATGCCGATATTTTACTTCGGAAATCAACGTTTGAATTTAAGAAACCAAATACAAACAATATTGCCACAACACTTTTGAAATTGGTCTACTAAAAGCAGAACATGAACCATATGATAGTGATGATAGAGAATACCCTCAGTTCTTCTTGTCACGAGCACACTTGACTTGTACGGCAAGTGTCTTGACAACGTTCTTGCATGAATCTTTCTTGTCTTGTTGGAATGTGGCTTTGTTCACCGGAATTACACACTCTCCTTTCCCCAAACAATGCTGCGTAGAAGTTTTTTGTGTTAGTTACTTCTCTAACAAGCTACACATTATACATCAATAAGAAACACAAATCTGATCATATTTACCTTCTCAACGACTTGCTTTGAAATGGGAGCATTACAAGTACCAAGTGTGAAGTTTCCACAAGTACCAATAGGGTTTCCGAAGCTAGCGAACTCAACTTCTGAGATCTTCTTGTTGCCTGAGCATTTAAGAGTAGCTGTGAGACTCACGTTATCGGTGATGGCTTGGACCTGGTCTTGCTTCCTTGTCCAGTGTCTAACACTTGGAGTGTAGTCTTCTCCGACGTAAGAACAAACAGTGTCTCTGTTGACGATGACAAAGTCTATAATCTCAGGCTTCACATTAGGCTCTTCCTCGAATATAACAAGAAGGTTTTTCTTGGGCTTCAAGAAAGATCTAGGGATGTGATACTCTATTTGCGTGGATTGACCTAATGGATTCAAGAAAGACATCCAATATCTTCCCACGCCTTCTCCGTTCACCCAAATCAAACCTTTTCCCATTCCACTCATGCGAACCGCTGCTGCGCTTTCACTCTCTGGTGCATCGAAGTAGGTCTGATATGTTTCACATTCATTAGAATGTGTTAGGAGGTTATTAGAACATCTCTACATTTCTTACCAGTTACATTGTATATAgtctgatttttttgttttgttttgttttcattaccTGGTACCATGTAAGTCCTGGTGCTTTTCCAGTGAACTTCTGCCACTTGACCTTCTTCAAGCCTTCCTCGGTGTGGATTCCGAGTCTCTCGCCTTCCATACCAACCTAAAGATTATAATAAATTGGATCAAATCAAggacattttttttctaaatgttgTAAATCAATTAGAGATCgtaataagaaaattatttcaaaCCTTGTTTCCCCATTTGCTGCTTTCAGTGAGATCAAGTACTCCAGAACTCAATCCTAAGATGGAAACACTACGAGGACCAGTGTATCTATGCTCCAAGTAAGCTCCACTATCCTGtaagaacagaaaaaaaaagccAACCAGTTATGAAACATATCTTCATctatatattgatttaaaaaacgTTGAATTATATTTGTTACTTACTGGAAATCCAGTGAGAACACCAAGCATAACAAGGTGATTCTCTCCTTCTTTTAGTGTGACCGGTTCTTGGAAAACAAAACTCTTCTCGTCATGGCTTCCATGTCCATTTCCTAGTAGTAGAGAAAAaataacatcatcatcatcatcgctcattttcatatttttgcatCATATGTACACCATTTTTACCAAGGTATTCTCCGTTAAACCAAGCGTGCAATGCGTGCCCAAGACTAGCAATCCTCACAGTAGTTTTAGCTCCTTTCTTCTTA encodes:
- the LOC106428784 gene encoding L-ascorbate peroxidase 3 isoform X1, which gives rise to MAAPIVNAEYVKEINKARRDLRSIISSKNCAPIMLRLAWHDAGTYDAQSKTGGPNGSIRNEEEYTHGANTGLKIALELCEGVKAKHPKITYADLYQVIMIFSLTYIMYLLLLCLLSYFMLHVSHMLLPCLGKFLLAGVVAVEVTGGPDISFQPGRKDSNVCPREGRLPDAKKDFQHLRDVFYRMGLSDKDIVALSGGHTLGRAHPERSGFDGPWTQEPLKFDNSYFVELLKGESEGLLKLPSDKTLLEDPEFRRYVELYAKDEDAFFRDYAESHKKLSELGFNPNASAAKACSDSTVLAQGAFGVAIASAVVALSYFYEIRKKMK
- the LOC106428784 gene encoding L-ascorbate peroxidase 3 isoform X2; protein product: MAAPIVNAEYVKEINKARRDLRSIISSKNCAPIMLRLAWHDAGTYDAQSKTGGPNGSIRNEEEYTHGANTGLKIALELCEGVKAKHPKITYADLYQLAGVVAVEVTGGPDISFQPGRKDSNVCPREGRLPDAKKDFQHLRDVFYRMGLSDKDIVALSGGHTLGRAHPERSGFDGPWTQEPLKFDNSYFVELLKGESEGLLKLPSDKTLLEDPEFRRYVELYAKDEDAFFRDYAESHKKLSELGFNPNASAAKACSDSTVLAQGAFGVAIASAVVALSYFYEIRKKMK